AAAAGAGCATTAACAcatatacaaagaaagagttgtattaagaTAATTTAATGcaactgaaaaacattgaatgccatcataacttgctattgaggttgcattataacgtaaccttgtttataaatcaagccgtcttcttagctactattatgcaacatcaatagatcgaggtcagttcatcgaggtcaactgcattactgaatgaacctttcgatcgaaattcttacgcgtgagacaaaatgtgcattcttgaattaacaggtcgaactgtattttatgtatgttgcatctcttaaggtaaatgaatagaaataaaactgagtaaaattctatataaatactaaaccaaactttgagtttttataagaactacttatgcaagcggaatgtgtgcgcacgtggaagcatttgccggatgcctcatatggacacaatagtgatcggccgaagccgatcacaaaaaaatTACCCTGTAATAATTTCATCTTAATGACAAGTATCTTATGACGTTTAAAGTATCTTTGAAATGAGGAAAACATTGTATTCCACACATTTTTATTGCATGcttttttaaatgtcaataatCAAAGACTTGTCTGCTCTTCCAAAAAAGGTTTCATAGTGATAGTGAAAATTATCTTCAGGGATTATCATGGTTGAACAAAAGCTCAAAAGATCAAATTCCATGCATATTTTCTCagaaataaagatgaaatacaAAATGGATTGTGGTGTTGAATGAAATGGTTCTTTGAATTTTCAAACTGGTTTTTGGGCATTTCCTTTACAGGAAACAATGTGCTCTAATAAAGATCTTCAAACAAACGTCATTTTTGTGTATCCAAAAACGTTATAGATAAGCAGGATTGAATATCATATAGACAGATTCAGATTTAGGTTGatatattcttttcaaattgtacaaaatttagaataaataatttatagatTTATATAATATCGATATATCGACTTTTGTTGCTGCTTATATTCGACGTTGAATCCTCAAAAGTAATTTGCTCATGTTATTAGTTGAATGAAAtgtcattttctttataatatcATAAGTTGtcataaatgttattttttgtatcaatttttatgATGAGTTgcattaaatattgaatcatttttttcttcagattttgGGGTATCTTAGGGGGACTGTTTGCGGTTGGAATCATTCTTATTGCTGTGACCTACATCGTTTGTCGATTCAGGTCTCCTAATAGTTGCAGTAAGTAAAACAagttgtgatatttttttcctcaaatataaaatttggttACATATCAATTTCGCATATATTgtgttttcatcaatatttgctAAACATCGTTATGCACGGATTTCGTAAATGAGTCTATGCACAAAATCAAATGATCATCAAAGCAGACAAAGTGTCgaatatttcattgaatagGATACTTTTCCATGACATATTAGGTATTCTCAAAACtttgtattttacaaattaaatgataTCTGGCCACCAAATATATCAATCAAACAACCACACTCATTACATATGAacaatttcttcttttaaattctatttttatacaattttcagTGAAAGATTATTCAGATGAAGAAATATTTGATGCAAATTCAGTGACATCACAACGACGACGGTCCTCGTTATTTGTGACAAAGTACTTTATGCGAAGAGAAAGTATTTGGAGATTAAAGACTAGAAGAAAATCGCAACTAACTGTGAAAGTGCATGGGACAAATTTAGGTCATGCAAGTACAAGCAAGTTAGACGTTCGGGTAGAAAATTTATCGAAAACAACCTTAGTGAACAATGGAGGGTTGAAATCTACAAATGGAGGGGGAGGAGGCTATAAAAATTCCCCTTCATCTCTACCGGAAGTGGTTGATTGAATTATTTTAGTGATACTGATTGATGGTTCTGCACCTTCATAGTATCTACCTATACATGATTCTCAAATGATTATACATAAACCATGTTgtcttattttatttagaaatacatatgagagagagagagagagagagagagagagagagagagtcttttGTAAGTGCCGACACTAAAGGAACACGAAAACTGGTACACTGCAACAAAGAAGCTGCTCATTTTTATATATCAGAGTAACTTGTCTTTATTTATAAGGTAACTGTAACGATCTCAAGATTAGAAGACAAATTTACTAAAAAGTGGCAGCGTATCAATTATCTAGTTATCATAATGTAGAATTCCTTATTCTTTTCATATACATGGGTACCATATCATACCtgttaatatatttacatgtacaagcatTGTAAAGGAAGTTGTAACATTTAACTTTCGTGGAATTCATGGTCTCAAAAAAAACGTGGATTATACATGAGATGCATTGTAACTTGTATATGAAAGTCAAATATGTACAATTAAACATTTCAGTATCAAAATTGTTGTTTACTAACGATTTTGATCTCGAGAGTATCatctgatttgaaaaaaaattaactaaaccgttcaaatttaacaaacccccaaaaaacccaaacagaatatatactttattttgatacatttcagaataataaaaacattttaaaattgttattttagaattatagatatatttatatatttttactgcaATGTTATTCATTCACATCACATTATGGACTCCTCCTTCAGATCATCTTTTTGGAACTTCATAAAAGCAGTATCTCAAGTTTATGTAAGGAACTCAATTTAGTCTATAGTTATAATTGTTAAACTCAAGACGTTAGTCAATTCAGACGCATCAACCTTGGGCAACATCTTAAAACTTGCATTTTTAGTTATTTTCACCAAACTTCATTTCCTCACACAATCTAGAGTTATTGATTgattttcataatatttcaaagacatttcaaacaaaaaagaaGATCAAATGCATTTTTCTTCAATACCTACTGATCTAATACTCTTTT
This genomic window from Crassostrea angulata isolate pt1a10 chromosome 8, ASM2561291v2, whole genome shotgun sequence contains:
- the LOC128159115 gene encoding uncharacterized protein LOC128159115, whose translation is MTNCNYTASNGTLISLTCAGNCCTGSGVNYCSTATCPNTSTASEDNLPVLFWGILGGLFAVGIILIAVTYIVCRFRSPNSCMKDYSDEEIFDANSVTSQRRRSSLFVTKYFMRRESIWRLKTRRKSQLTVKVHGTNLGHASTSKLDVRVENLSKTTLVNNGGLKSTNGGGGGYKNSPSSLPEVVD